The genomic segment AGGTCAGATCTTGGCTATGGTTACCTTTAGTTTTCTTTTTTTGGGCGGGAGACGATCAAAAAGAAGGACAATATTATTATCGTGATGTCGTTAAGGACGTGATTTCGAATATTATAGCGAAAAGAAAAGAGCTAAAAAAATGTACTAAATAAGGTCTCTTTCTAAAACGTGGGACATAATCCTGACTTTTCCAAGTTCTACACGATTATAGATGTGAAAAAGCCAGGAGATACGAAAGAATTAATATCCTTGCCAGAGAGAAATGGTAACGATCGTTTTTCCGTTATCGGATTTGTTTTCACATTGGCATTTGATTTGAGCGGATTGACTGTAATAGCCTTGTCCGAGTGAGAATCCTGGGGCTGGTTTACAACTTTTATAGAGTCCACCTTCAACTAAACGGTTGCAAGCAGCTTGGATAGCAGCTTCAATATCTCCGCTTTGGGAGCTAATAGTGCCTGGAATTGCTAAAAAGACTGCAACGGCTAATGCGGAAGCAGAGATAAACAGAAACTTTTTCATGGTAAGGTCCGAAAACAAATAGGAACTTTCCATTTGGAAAGAAAATATTTCAAACGAAAAATTTTTCAGAATGAAAAATTCTATCTAAGTTTAGAAATAAATTTCTGCGTTTCAGTTTTATAGGTTTAGGCTTTGAATTCTTGGACCTGTTTTTGTAAAGAATCGCTTAATTCCTCACATTTTCGAGCTTGGTCTGCTGCCTCAACTGCCTGAGTGGCTATGATCGCATTTGAATTCTGGATTCGATCTAAAAAGTTTCGGATCTCCTCTAAACTTTTCTTCTCTGCGTCTGTTGCTTTATGAACATTTTGGGAAATTTCTCCAGCGTTGAATAGAGCGCCCGCCACAGTGACTCGAATATTCGTTTGCTTTCCTAAGAGCGAAAAGAAAGAATCCAGACTTTCTTTGATAGAATCAACATCACCCAAGATCAATGAAATGGTTTTTGTGCCGGATTGAACTATATCCGTGTTCTTTGTCATTTCTTCCTTTCCATCTCGGATCAATTTGGAAATTTCTTTAATAGTGCTTGCAGTTTGGTCTGCCAGTTTTGAGATCTCGTCTGCGACTATAGCGAATCCTCTTCCATGTTCCCCCGCTCTTGCTGCTTCGATCGAAGCGTTTAATGCAAGAAGGTTTACTTTATCTGCAATATCGGTGATTGTTCCGAGTTTAGCACTAGTGCTGGAAGAACTGGATTCTATTCTTTTGATGGATTTTTCGATCGCCATCAGACTTTCTTCTGATTCTCTCGCGTGTTTCCATGCTGTTTCGAATAATGCTTTCGTAGAAACAAGCCCTGCTTCCATATCCTGAAAACTGATTTCCAGATTTTGAAAAGAATTTTCCAAGGTTCTGGTCGCTTCTAACTGTTTTTTCGCTGAATCGGATACGTCTGAGATTGCCTCTGCGATCTGGTTCGTACTTGCATTAATTTCTTCTAAACTATTAGCTTGGTCACTCGTTTTATCTGCAACGGTTGCCGAACTTTGGACTAATCCTTCTAAAATCCTGTTAACGGATTCGGATTTTTCTCGAACTTCTCCCTGTATGGAAACATTATATTTTCGGACTTCTTCAAGTTCCGCCAGATTGATTACCTGGTTCAAAAATTCTCTTTTGAATGTTGCCGAGAAGTAGATCAATATTCCGGTCTCGAAAATCACAAAAATTGCATGTAATAGAACGATGTCCCAACCGTTTCCATAATTGAATATGATAATAGGAGTTTCCGAAATTTTGTATTCCATTCCTTGGCAGAAGGACAAGAATCCATGGTGGACCGCGATATACAATGCTCCAGGGAGAAGTGTTTTCCAATCTCTATAATAGAGAAGAAATGCCAATGCCACGAACACGTGGAAATGCATCTCTATTCGTCCGAACTGGGACTGGATCAATATTCCCGACCAGGCCATGATCAGAATCGCATTTAATATTCTCAGAATATATTGGCCTCGTGCAAACAAAAAGCCAATGCTTGAAAGTATCGTTATGATTATAGAGGAATTTAAAACAAATTTCCATGTCCCGTACTCTAAAGATAATAAAAATGCAAAAGGAATATGCGCCAAAAGAAGAATGTAAAAGAAACGATCTACTTTCTTAGTCTCTTCCTTGAATTTAAATTTGGCAGTATCTTGGATACTTTGTTTGTGCTGAGGCGGATTCATATATTTCCCCGAAAGGGTTTTATTTTTAGGTCCGGTCCCGGACTTTATTAGTTTCCGGTCCGTCTATTCGAAGGATGCCGGTTTATTTTTCGTTTATTTATGAATCGCTTAGATGTTTAGAGGTTTTTGTACTTTTTTATCGCTTATGAATTGAATAAGTTCTTTTGGATTTTGATCCCAATGTTTATCAAATTCGAAAATTAATCCTTTGATCCTTCCCTGAGAATTTACCCAAAGAACTGAATCCGGATGATCTATCTCTCCGTTCTTGTTGGAAGAAAATGCCATAATTCCGAAAAGTCGTGCAAGTTCGAAGGCCCTACCCCTCGACTCCAGTCGGATAAATTTCGTTTCCGTTTTTAGATCAGAAAAATATTTTTCAAAACGTTCTTCTGTATCCTTTTCCGGATCTAAACTTACAAATACGAGTCTTAGATCTTTTTGTTTTGAAATTAGATTTTTCAATTTTTGCAAACTACCATGACATACTGTCTTGCAGTTTAGATATCCGAAATATACCAGATTCTCTTTTCCGATAAGAGTCTCGCGTATATCTGAAGTTCTATTACCTTCTTCATTTATCCTAAATTCAGGAAGATTTCTGTCTGCTTCCATCATTCCGGAAGAAGAACTTGGTAAAAAATAAAATAACGGAAATATTACCGTTAATCCACCTATAGCAAGTTTCCAAATATCCGTTTGCATTTTACTGAGAGGTATTTAAAAACCCTCTAATATTACCAAAGACGAATAACTTTCTTTTTATTCAAAAAATTTCCTAAAATAAGGCCGGATGAATTAAAGGAAATTTATTTATGAATATGTTAAGTTTAAGTTATTTCTTGGAAAAAATATTTAGACTTCGGACTGATTTTGTAGGAATTCCAACACGAGTTGTGGGTGGAAATTAGAGTTGATGTTTTGTGATTTTTGATATATAGGGGAAAGGCTTCTCCCACGAGCCCACCTCCTCCACCCGAACCTGGGTGGGGGCAATCTTAATCCTGA from the Leptospira andrefontaineae genome contains:
- a CDS encoding methyl-accepting chemotaxis protein, translated to MNPPQHKQSIQDTAKFKFKEETKKVDRFFYILLLAHIPFAFLLSLEYGTWKFVLNSSIIITILSSIGFLFARGQYILRILNAILIMAWSGILIQSQFGRIEMHFHVFVALAFLLYYRDWKTLLPGALYIAVHHGFLSFCQGMEYKISETPIIIFNYGNGWDIVLLHAIFVIFETGILIYFSATFKREFLNQVINLAELEEVRKYNVSIQGEVREKSESVNRILEGLVQSSATVADKTSDQANSLEEINASTNQIAEAISDVSDSAKKQLEATRTLENSFQNLEISFQDMEAGLVSTKALFETAWKHARESEESLMAIEKSIKRIESSSSSTSAKLGTITDIADKVNLLALNASIEAARAGEHGRGFAIVADEISKLADQTASTIKEISKLIRDGKEEMTKNTDIVQSGTKTISLILGDVDSIKESLDSFFSLLGKQTNIRVTVAGALFNAGEISQNVHKATDAEKKSLEEIRNFLDRIQNSNAIIATQAVEAADQARKCEELSDSLQKQVQEFKA
- a CDS encoding SCO family protein, which produces MQTDIWKLAIGGLTVIFPLFYFLPSSSSGMMEADRNLPEFRINEEGNRTSDIRETLIGKENLVYFGYLNCKTVCHGSLQKLKNLISKQKDLRLVFVSLDPEKDTEERFEKYFSDLKTETKFIRLESRGRAFELARLFGIMAFSSNKNGEIDHPDSVLWVNSQGRIKGLIFEFDKHWDQNPKELIQFISDKKVQKPLNI